The Catenuloplanes niger genome includes a window with the following:
- a CDS encoding RidA family protein, with product MAVERVAVNPVTWSAELGFNQGEMVTGQTRTLYCSGQTAMDADGRPRHDGDMAAQLALSLDNLEAVLVGAGMSLANLVRLTVYTTDVDLLFPHYGVLAARLAAAGVAPATTMLGVTRLAIPGQLVELEGTAVA from the coding sequence GTGGCAGTGGAACGCGTGGCGGTCAACCCGGTGACGTGGTCGGCGGAGCTGGGGTTCAACCAGGGCGAGATGGTCACCGGGCAGACCCGGACGCTGTACTGCTCCGGGCAGACCGCGATGGACGCCGACGGCCGGCCGCGGCACGACGGTGACATGGCGGCGCAGCTCGCGCTCAGCCTGGACAATCTGGAGGCGGTACTGGTCGGGGCCGGCATGTCGCTGGCGAACCTGGTCCGGCTCACCGTCTACACCACGGACGTCGATCTGCTGTTCCCGCACTACGGCGTGCTGGCGGCACGGCTGGCCGCCGCCGGGGTGGCACCGGCCACCACGATGCTCGGCGTGACCCGGCTGGCGATCCCGGGGCAGCTGGTCGAACTGGAGGGCACCGCCGTCGCCTGA
- a CDS encoding SgcJ/EcaC family oxidoreductase, whose amino-acid sequence MEAFEEAVTALHTAVLTAWNDRDAAAFAARFAPGGHLIGFDGSQIPAPEIEAHLRPIFSGHATATYVWKVRDVHALSDRVALLRAITGMLPPGAEVPHPALNAVQSLIAVHGPAGWRVALLQNTPAQYHERPDLAESHTAELTPP is encoded by the coding sequence ATGGAGGCTTTCGAGGAGGCCGTGACCGCGCTGCACACCGCCGTGCTCACCGCCTGGAACGACCGCGACGCCGCCGCCTTCGCCGCACGATTCGCACCCGGCGGCCACCTGATCGGCTTCGACGGCAGTCAGATACCGGCCCCGGAGATCGAGGCACACCTGCGCCCGATCTTCTCCGGCCACGCCACCGCCACCTACGTCTGGAAGGTTCGCGACGTGCACGCCCTGTCCGACCGGGTGGCGCTGCTCCGGGCGATCACCGGCATGCTGCCTCCCGGCGCCGAGGTGCCGCATCCGGCCCTGAACGCGGTCCAGTCCCTGATCGCCGTCCACGGTCCCGCCGGCTGGCGTGTCGCGCTGCTCCAGAACACACCCGCCCAGTATCACGAACGTCCCGACCTCGCCGAGTCCCACACCGCCGAGCTCACCCCACCCTGA
- a CDS encoding AAA domain-containing protein: MTGRFALVLGTASYRTDSALTALPGVRHDVAQMKAVLDTDGGFDSVEAHVDLPATHMKEIVERFYGARRTGDLALFYYSGHGVMHPDNQSLFLAAVDTDTDVLHHSALDVDGFLRHMINTGKASQKAVFLDCCFSGAFSARHRFTGAVRQEPRRLKRERGTFMLQSSDHRKASKAQGPDKPSVFTEVLLDGLRGAAQGTADDGWITAYDLARYAMSEMSRRRQDKPVESSEGVTEPIRLVAGPVGAPERQAPDSPAGEPDDAPFDTDRWRRLLTYYADCLQRSAVLQYFVNPADSNSYLPAPAGREAVFSATAPIRLRDSGRQLATFAENEGRSLRYGYPVVAMRQKGQQNTSLAPLLVCDLTVGEDGLAHPAPPQPSPALIDCFQLAPVEADELRQAVAELLVPGDHASLAETVRRVAATFGLKPVTDLDPETVAGTVRPGPLNRVQNAGMLFATGSAQSPEARLVDDLRDIVKNAGKIESTALGALSAPVADTADGDVLTVALSPVNETQEEIIRAAMSRRLTVAQGPPGTGKSQLVTALLATATTAGQSVLIGSTNNRAVDEVVDRVTGMVGPGLVLRTGNKEYLQREPEFLTDVMRAWQSPVPDAHGPSQELRLAATEMRRLRDDLDRHRLLERDLADLALERDGALADLDDAALATLGDLVDRALGSRWFGWWYRRRLRSRGVLDRDAIAVLGEQTAVERSWRARRRDHESMPSTAEEAWARLRTLRDDLRPKHSDQLLRAQITARVTGGVTLLRNRADEMAKPAPRSWSYMPELLRVLPGWAVTAMSARRLKPSAGLFDLVIIDEAAQCTIPAILPMLYRAKRALIIGDPRQLSPVAGLEPREDRQEQARAGLGHQWLTDRRLTYAEHTAYEAFATAAGSASLLDEHYRCHPEIIEAPNRVVYQNRLTVLTDPARLTAPADPAIRWTHVPGRFSRGDTGGSGRNDAEVHAVVAEVPQLRKDYPSASIGIVTPLAAQQRLLDRALRDAGIGGDWLCATIHKFQGSEKDIMVVSPVGAQGINDRTRGWLVDQTNLWNVAITRARSQLIVVGDRSWWSGQRGLIAALAGPPSPVSAAGLDTGPRPVDRLVPVLRSAGLTVEWGTPLPGYPVDLTLTGNSDLAVVIDDPEGDPDGRALRRTLARLDVIAGTAEVRRVPAWRCIAEPDQVTAELREAVQRG; the protein is encoded by the coding sequence TTGACCGGCCGGTTCGCGTTGGTGCTCGGTACCGCGAGCTACCGCACCGACTCGGCACTCACCGCACTGCCCGGTGTCCGGCACGATGTCGCGCAGATGAAGGCCGTGCTGGACACGGACGGCGGCTTCGACAGCGTCGAGGCCCACGTGGACCTGCCCGCCACGCACATGAAGGAGATCGTCGAGCGGTTCTACGGCGCCCGGCGTACCGGCGATCTCGCGTTGTTCTACTACTCCGGGCACGGCGTCATGCATCCGGACAACCAGTCCCTGTTCCTCGCGGCCGTCGACACCGATACGGACGTCCTGCACCACTCCGCGCTGGATGTCGACGGTTTCCTCCGGCACATGATCAACACCGGCAAGGCCAGCCAGAAGGCGGTGTTCCTGGACTGCTGCTTCTCCGGTGCGTTCTCCGCGCGGCACCGTTTCACCGGGGCCGTACGGCAGGAGCCGCGTCGTCTGAAGCGTGAGCGCGGCACGTTCATGCTGCAGTCGAGCGACCACCGGAAGGCATCCAAGGCCCAGGGGCCCGACAAGCCGTCGGTCTTCACCGAGGTCCTGCTCGACGGCCTTCGCGGCGCCGCCCAGGGGACCGCCGACGACGGCTGGATCACCGCGTACGACCTGGCCCGCTACGCCATGTCCGAGATGTCACGGCGCCGTCAGGACAAGCCGGTCGAGTCCAGCGAGGGTGTCACCGAACCGATCAGGCTGGTGGCCGGGCCGGTCGGCGCCCCGGAGCGGCAGGCACCGGACTCCCCGGCCGGCGAGCCGGACGACGCGCCGTTCGACACCGACCGCTGGCGGCGGTTGCTCACCTACTACGCCGACTGCCTGCAGCGGTCGGCCGTCCTGCAGTACTTCGTGAATCCGGCGGACAGCAACTCGTACCTGCCGGCTCCGGCGGGCCGGGAGGCCGTCTTCTCGGCTACCGCCCCGATCCGCCTTCGCGACTCCGGCCGGCAGCTGGCGACGTTCGCCGAGAACGAGGGGCGTTCCCTGCGGTACGGCTACCCGGTGGTCGCCATGCGGCAGAAGGGCCAGCAGAACACCTCGCTGGCACCGCTTCTGGTCTGCGACCTGACCGTCGGCGAGGACGGGCTGGCGCATCCGGCGCCACCGCAGCCCAGCCCCGCGTTGATCGACTGCTTCCAGCTGGCACCCGTCGAGGCGGACGAGCTTCGGCAGGCGGTGGCCGAGCTGCTCGTACCCGGGGACCACGCGTCGCTCGCCGAGACCGTCCGCCGGGTAGCCGCCACCTTCGGACTGAAGCCGGTCACGGATCTCGACCCGGAGACCGTGGCCGGTACGGTGCGTCCGGGCCCGCTCAACCGGGTGCAGAACGCCGGAATGCTGTTCGCCACCGGCAGCGCGCAGTCACCGGAGGCCCGGCTGGTCGACGACCTGCGCGACATCGTCAAGAACGCGGGGAAGATCGAGTCGACCGCGCTGGGCGCACTGTCCGCACCGGTCGCAGACACGGCGGACGGCGACGTGCTGACGGTGGCGCTGAGCCCGGTCAACGAGACGCAGGAAGAGATCATCCGAGCGGCGATGAGCCGGCGGCTGACCGTCGCCCAGGGGCCGCCGGGTACCGGTAAGAGCCAGCTGGTCACCGCGCTGCTGGCCACCGCCACGACGGCCGGGCAGAGCGTGCTGATCGGCTCGACCAACAACCGGGCCGTCGACGAGGTCGTCGACCGGGTGACCGGCATGGTCGGCCCGGGACTGGTGCTGCGTACCGGGAACAAGGAGTACCTGCAACGGGAGCCGGAGTTCCTGACCGACGTGATGCGGGCCTGGCAGTCGCCGGTGCCGGACGCGCACGGTCCGTCGCAGGAGCTCCGGCTCGCCGCTACGGAGATGCGGCGGCTTCGCGACGACCTCGATCGGCACCGCCTGCTCGAACGGGATCTCGCGGACCTCGCCCTGGAGCGTGACGGGGCACTGGCGGACCTGGACGACGCCGCTCTGGCGACGCTCGGCGACCTCGTCGACCGCGCGTTGGGCAGCCGGTGGTTCGGCTGGTGGTACCGCCGCCGGTTGCGGTCCCGCGGAGTGCTCGACCGGGACGCGATCGCCGTGCTGGGCGAGCAGACGGCCGTCGAGCGGTCGTGGCGGGCACGACGTCGCGACCACGAGTCCATGCCGTCCACGGCGGAGGAGGCGTGGGCGCGGCTGCGGACGCTGCGCGACGACCTGCGGCCGAAACACAGCGATCAGCTGCTGCGCGCGCAGATCACGGCCCGGGTCACCGGCGGTGTCACCCTGCTGCGGAACCGGGCCGACGAGATGGCCAAGCCCGCGCCGAGGAGCTGGAGCTACATGCCCGAGCTTCTCCGCGTACTCCCCGGGTGGGCTGTCACCGCCATGTCGGCCCGCCGGTTGAAGCCGAGCGCCGGGCTGTTCGACCTGGTGATCATCGACGAGGCGGCGCAGTGCACGATTCCGGCGATCCTGCCGATGCTCTACCGTGCGAAACGCGCCCTGATCATCGGCGACCCCCGGCAGCTGTCGCCGGTCGCCGGACTCGAGCCCCGGGAGGACCGGCAGGAGCAGGCTCGGGCGGGCCTCGGACATCAGTGGCTGACCGACCGCCGCCTCACCTATGCCGAGCACACGGCGTACGAGGCGTTTGCCACCGCGGCCGGGAGCGCGAGCCTGCTCGACGAGCACTACCGCTGCCATCCGGAGATCATCGAGGCACCGAACCGGGTCGTCTACCAGAACCGGCTCACCGTCCTCACCGACCCGGCCCGGCTGACGGCCCCGGCCGACCCCGCCATCCGGTGGACCCACGTGCCCGGCCGGTTCTCCCGCGGCGACACCGGCGGATCCGGTCGCAACGACGCCGAGGTCCACGCGGTCGTCGCCGAGGTGCCGCAGCTGCGCAAGGACTATCCCAGCGCATCGATCGGCATCGTCACGCCGCTCGCCGCCCAGCAACGGCTCCTGGACCGGGCGCTGCGCGACGCCGGCATCGGTGGTGACTGGCTGTGCGCCACCATCCACAAGTTCCAGGGCAGCGAGAAGGACATCATGGTGGTCTCGCCGGTCGGGGCACAAGGCATCAACGACCGTACCCGTGGCTGGCTGGTCGACCAGACGAATCTGTGGAACGTCGCGATCACCCGCGCCCGCTCGCAGCTGATCGTCGTCGGTGACCGGTCGTGGTGGTCCGGGCAGCGAGGCCTGATCGCCGCGCTCGCCGGACCGCCGTCGCCGGTGTCCGCCGCCGGGCTCGACACCGGGCCGCGCCCGGTGGACCGCCTGGTACCGGTGCTCCGGTCCGCCGGGCTGACGGTCGAGTGGGGCACGCCGCTGCCCGGATACCCGGTCGACCTGACGCTGACCGGCAACAGCGATCTGGCAGTGGTGATCGACGACCCCGAGGGGGACCCGGACGGCCGCGCGCTGCGCCGTACCCTGGCCCGCCTCGACGTCATCGCCGGCACCGCGGAGGTGCGGCGCGTGCCGGCCTGGCGCTGCATCGCCGAACCGGATCAGGTCACGGCCGAGCTGCGGGAGGCCGTGCAGCGCGGCTGA
- a CDS encoding TM2 domain-containing protein has translation MSTTPVAAGQKSWVVAILLCLFLGTLGVHRFYVGKIGTGILMLITLGGFGIWTLIDLIMIIVGKFSDKQGLPLAR, from the coding sequence ATGTCCACCACCCCCGTCGCCGCCGGTCAGAAGTCCTGGGTCGTCGCCATCCTGCTCTGCCTCTTCCTCGGCACGCTGGGCGTTCACCGCTTCTACGTCGGCAAGATCGGCACCGGCATCCTGATGCTGATCACCCTCGGCGGCTTCGGCATCTGGACCCTGATCGACCTGATCATGATCATCGTCGGCAAGTTCTCCGACAAGCAGGGTCTCCCGCTCGCCCGCTGA
- a CDS encoding ComEA family DNA-binding protein, with protein MPALPAASSPAADDQLVLPPMPPGTRPPTFVDRVDVNAATADELTVLPGLTPAGVARAVDLRELGGPFTGVDEFFTAAGVDPADQPRLLNLLACHPPHRPYDRSAPYVPATRILDV; from the coding sequence ATGCCCGCGCTGCCGGCCGCGTCCTCGCCCGCCGCCGACGACCAGCTGGTGCTGCCGCCGATGCCGCCCGGCACCCGGCCGCCCACGTTCGTCGACCGGGTGGACGTCAACGCGGCGACCGCGGACGAGCTGACCGTCCTGCCCGGCCTCACCCCGGCCGGCGTCGCGCGCGCCGTCGACCTGCGCGAACTCGGCGGCCCGTTCACCGGCGTGGACGAGTTCTTCACCGCCGCCGGCGTCGACCCGGCCGACCAGCCCCGCCTGCTGAACCTGCTCGCCTGCCACCCACCGCACCGGCCGTACGACCGCAGTGCGCCGTACGTCCCGGCGACCCGCATCCTGGACGTCTGA
- a CDS encoding AAA family ATPase, with amino-acid sequence MASVGFRGDLSQAFRARIPILYVESYEEHRALAEIAAVARDPELVRTPRALLTWSPTSGLIQPDGSARRGAVDPEDALVAALRTEEPSVFVFCDLHGTLGPAVVRLLRDVAVAFRAGPVPRTLIILAPALHIPHDLEREVSILDFPLPAETEIRALLDRMIDDNVATGRITVTLTPGDRERFAKAALGLTLHEAENAFARAMVDDAVLTPADLAVVHEEKRQAVRKSGLLEFVEPHTGLADVGGLENLKRWLLRRDGTWLDEAAAWGLPAPRGVLITGVPGCGKSLTAKAVAAGWGLPLLRLDMGRVFSGLVGSSEQNMRTAIRAAEATSPCVLWVDEIEKGLAASGAGAGDNTGTGARVFGTFLTWLQEKTRPVFVMATANDIARLPAELLRKGRFDEIFFVDLPTGPERTAIWTVHLTRRLSRPAVAGRLDLTPSLLTELTKLTDGFSGAEIEQAVVSALYDAFAQRRPLEREDLVRAVTNTVPLSVTQAERITAIRSWAADRAVAATAPEDWDMGTGNGRAVEF; translated from the coding sequence ATGGCATCCGTCGGATTTCGGGGTGACCTCTCGCAGGCATTCCGCGCCAGAATCCCGATTCTGTACGTCGAGTCCTACGAGGAGCATCGCGCGCTCGCCGAAATCGCCGCGGTCGCCCGGGACCCGGAACTGGTCCGTACCCCGCGTGCGCTGCTCACCTGGTCGCCGACGAGCGGACTGATCCAGCCGGACGGCAGCGCCCGGCGCGGCGCGGTCGACCCGGAGGACGCGCTCGTCGCCGCGCTGCGCACCGAGGAGCCGAGCGTCTTCGTCTTCTGCGACCTGCACGGCACGCTCGGCCCCGCGGTCGTCCGGCTGCTCCGCGACGTCGCGGTCGCGTTCCGGGCCGGCCCGGTCCCGCGCACGCTGATCATCCTCGCGCCCGCCCTGCACATCCCGCACGACCTGGAGCGGGAGGTCTCCATCCTGGACTTCCCGCTCCCGGCCGAGACCGAGATCCGGGCGCTGCTGGACCGCATGATCGACGACAACGTGGCGACCGGCCGGATCACGGTCACGCTCACCCCCGGCGACCGGGAGCGCTTCGCGAAGGCCGCGCTCGGGCTGACGCTGCACGAGGCGGAGAACGCGTTCGCCCGCGCCATGGTCGACGACGCGGTGCTGACCCCGGCCGACCTCGCGGTCGTCCACGAGGAGAAGCGCCAGGCGGTACGCAAGTCCGGCCTGCTGGAGTTCGTCGAGCCGCACACCGGCCTGGCCGACGTCGGCGGCCTGGAGAACCTGAAGCGCTGGCTGCTGCGCCGCGACGGCACCTGGCTCGACGAGGCCGCCGCCTGGGGCCTGCCCGCCCCGCGCGGCGTGCTGATCACCGGCGTGCCCGGCTGCGGCAAGTCGCTCACCGCGAAGGCGGTCGCGGCCGGCTGGGGCCTGCCGTTGCTCCGGCTCGACATGGGCCGCGTGTTCAGCGGGCTGGTCGGCTCGTCCGAGCAGAACATGCGCACCGCGATCCGCGCGGCCGAGGCCACGTCGCCCTGCGTGCTCTGGGTCGACGAGATCGAGAAAGGGCTCGCGGCGTCGGGCGCCGGCGCCGGCGACAACACCGGCACCGGCGCCCGGGTCTTCGGCACGTTCCTCACCTGGCTGCAGGAGAAGACCCGCCCGGTCTTCGTCATGGCCACCGCGAACGACATCGCCCGCCTCCCCGCCGAACTGCTCCGCAAGGGACGCTTCGACGAGATCTTCTTCGTCGACCTGCCCACCGGCCCGGAACGCACCGCGATCTGGACCGTCCACCTCACCCGCCGCCTCAGCCGTCCCGCCGTCGCCGGCCGGCTCGACCTCACGCCGTCGCTGCTGACCGAGCTCACCAAGCTCACCGACGGCTTCTCCGGCGCCGAGATCGAACAGGCCGTGGTCTCCGCGCTCTACGACGCGTTCGCGCAGCGCCGCCCGCTGGAGCGCGAGGACCTGGTGCGCGCCGTCACCAACACGGTGCCACTCAGCGTGACGCAGGCGGAACGGATAACCGCGATCCGCTCCTGGGCCGCCGACCGCGCGGTCGCCGCGACCGCGCCGGAGGACTGGGACATGGGCACCGGCAACGGCCGCGCCGTAGAGTTCTGA
- a CDS encoding helix-turn-helix transcriptional regulator yields MRADRLVSLVLLLRRHGRMTADALARELEVSTRTVLRDIEALSTAGVPVYAERGRYGGYALLPGFRTELTGLNHDETLALLAAGSSRRERAFGLGPALASAVRKVVDALPDGHLATADEAARRFLVEPEVDLLSRRPVTEDVPDTTMAEVRRAVLAGRRLRLLYAATGEPPRWRTVDPVGLVTVRDRAYLLATRSGDDRTYRMSRVRAAACLPEPADRPDHVDLDRLWRDRCARFLADGHLTVLARVDPAHREALVNTAVAVRAELPGPDGWPHLELTYQDAWHAEWALWQFGTHAEALSPPSLRTALHTRATTIASRYE; encoded by the coding sequence ATGCGCGCCGATCGACTGGTCTCGCTGGTCCTGCTGCTGCGCCGACACGGGCGGATGACCGCCGACGCGCTGGCCCGCGAGCTGGAGGTGTCCACCCGCACCGTGCTGCGCGACATCGAAGCGCTCTCCACCGCCGGCGTCCCGGTCTACGCCGAACGCGGCCGGTACGGCGGGTACGCGCTGCTGCCCGGCTTCCGTACCGAACTGACCGGGCTGAACCACGACGAGACACTCGCGCTGCTGGCCGCCGGATCGAGCCGCCGTGAGCGGGCGTTCGGCCTCGGCCCGGCACTCGCCTCGGCCGTCCGCAAGGTCGTCGACGCGCTGCCCGACGGCCACCTGGCCACCGCCGACGAGGCCGCCCGGCGCTTCCTGGTCGAACCGGAGGTCGACCTGCTCTCCCGCCGCCCCGTCACCGAGGACGTGCCGGACACGACGATGGCCGAGGTCCGGCGCGCGGTGCTGGCCGGGCGCCGGTTGCGGCTGCTGTACGCGGCGACCGGCGAGCCGCCCCGATGGCGCACCGTGGACCCCGTCGGCCTGGTCACCGTGCGGGACCGCGCCTACCTGCTGGCCACGAGGTCCGGCGACGACCGCACCTACCGGATGTCCCGGGTGCGGGCCGCCGCATGCCTCCCCGAACCGGCGGACCGACCCGACCACGTCGACCTGGACCGGCTCTGGCGCGACCGCTGCGCCCGGTTCCTCGCCGACGGCCACCTCACCGTGCTGGCCCGCGTCGACCCGGCACACCGCGAGGCCCTGGTGAACACCGCGGTGGCCGTCCGCGCCGAACTCCCCGGCCCCGACGGCTGGCCGCACCTCGAACTGACCTACCAGGACGCCTGGCACGCCGAGTGGGCACTGTGGCAGTTCGGCACGCACGCCGAGGCCCTGTCCCCACCGTCCCTGCGCACCGCCCTGCACACCCGCGCCACCACAATCGCCAGCCGGTACGAGTAG
- the mptB gene encoding polyprenol phosphomannose-dependent alpha 1,6 mannosyltransferase MptB: MTIAPPDVKKPLALLTVARWSGFAGAVMLGVAAFLGGALPVPQPEWVSPRTIWLSENGPASVLLYFGGVLLLLLAWWRARAGELTVRWVAVTAALWSLPLLVAPPLASRDVYPYSCQGEIFAAGIDPYRNGVAALPCEWLDLVTPMWRETPAPYGAVFMAVAGLVAHVTGTLWASIAGFRAAAVLGLVLAAVSLPALARRAGADPARALWFGLATPLVGVHLLSGSHNDALMLGLFLAGLAVTPRPATTRDAAWWLRLAAAGALIGLSVGVKGTALVVLPFAALLAIGAPFRWRALWPVAAVLTGGAVAALAGTTLAAGLDFGWLAALSSTGDSVVWQSPPTAAGLTVEWLIRMVGIKTKVYGFFRVVALILLVPVLIAIWWRARREQTDATVLHHAGLALAATLALSPVVNIWYMTWPIALLAIAAASGRGLLGITFVTVGGLFLIMPDGTGLAYFTRIPGAPLMLAFSIWFIVRLVRHLREERRPNPTAGTEPASPTATA, from the coding sequence GTGACCATCGCACCGCCCGATGTGAAGAAGCCGCTCGCACTGCTGACGGTGGCACGCTGGTCCGGGTTCGCCGGTGCGGTGATGCTCGGTGTCGCGGCGTTCCTCGGCGGCGCGCTGCCGGTGCCGCAGCCGGAGTGGGTCTCACCGCGCACGATCTGGCTGTCCGAGAACGGGCCGGCCTCGGTCCTGCTGTACTTCGGCGGCGTGCTCCTGCTGCTGCTCGCCTGGTGGCGGGCCCGGGCCGGCGAGCTGACCGTGCGCTGGGTCGCGGTGACGGCGGCGCTGTGGTCGCTGCCGCTGCTCGTCGCGCCGCCGCTGGCCAGCCGGGACGTCTACCCGTACTCGTGCCAGGGGGAGATCTTCGCGGCCGGGATCGATCCGTACCGCAACGGCGTCGCCGCACTGCCCTGCGAGTGGCTGGACCTGGTGACGCCGATGTGGCGGGAGACCCCGGCACCGTACGGCGCGGTCTTCATGGCGGTCGCCGGCCTGGTCGCGCACGTCACCGGCACGCTGTGGGCCTCGATCGCCGGGTTCCGGGCCGCCGCGGTGCTCGGCCTGGTCCTCGCCGCGGTCAGCCTGCCCGCGCTGGCCCGCCGGGCCGGTGCCGACCCGGCCCGCGCACTCTGGTTCGGCCTGGCCACGCCGCTGGTCGGCGTGCACCTGCTGTCCGGCTCGCACAACGACGCGCTGATGCTCGGCCTGTTCCTCGCCGGCCTCGCGGTCACGCCCCGCCCCGCCACCACCCGCGACGCCGCGTGGTGGCTCCGGCTGGCCGCCGCCGGCGCGCTGATCGGCCTGTCCGTCGGCGTCAAGGGCACCGCACTGGTCGTGCTGCCGTTCGCCGCGCTGCTCGCGATCGGCGCCCCGTTCCGCTGGCGCGCGCTCTGGCCGGTCGCGGCCGTGCTCACCGGCGGCGCCGTGGCCGCGCTGGCCGGCACCACGCTCGCGGCCGGGCTCGACTTCGGGTGGCTGGCCGCGCTCTCCAGCACCGGCGACTCAGTGGTCTGGCAGTCACCGCCGACCGCCGCCGGCCTGACCGTCGAGTGGCTGATCCGCATGGTCGGCATCAAGACCAAGGTCTACGGGTTCTTCCGCGTCGTCGCCCTGATCCTGCTGGTCCCGGTGCTGATCGCGATCTGGTGGCGGGCCCGCCGCGAGCAGACCGACGCGACGGTGCTGCACCACGCCGGCCTCGCGCTCGCGGCCACGCTCGCGCTCTCCCCGGTCGTCAACATCTGGTACATGACCTGGCCGATCGCGCTCCTCGCGATCGCCGCCGCATCCGGTCGCGGCCTGCTCGGCATCACGTTCGTCACGGTCGGCGGCCTGTTCCTGATCATGCCGGACGGCACCGGCCTGGCCTACTTCACCCGCATCCCCGGCGCACCGCTGATGCTGGCGTTCTCGATCTGGTTCATCGTCCGGCTCGTCCGCCACCTGCGCGAGGAACGCCGACCGAACCCCACCGCCGGAACCGAACCGGCGTCACCCACGGCCACCGCCTAG
- a CDS encoding ROK family protein, whose protein sequence is MVLVNGPVVVGLDNGGTANNATILTAAGEFLVDRMVEIPSRVKEGPEPAVTALADALDNILAVTGVPREAVVAVGLDTPGPATADGVISQKGSTNFSEPAWHGFDIRGALEARLGLPVVYHNDGNAAALYAHHVYFGGAAADTSSIAAIVGTGLGGGVVENGQVVKGAAGMAGELGHVTIPLHGLIEDDQPLPLCNCGFTGDSESIASLTGIAQNLLPYWLSRYPDHPLHAEPSVLAAAKKLRGMAEAGDEMALRVFAQQAAAIGRLFTVAANFTDPHAYFVGGGVVETQPHFREWFIKTVREHTLLRAEQAAVATFALVPDLDMAGARGAAIAALERHLPGE, encoded by the coding sequence ATGGTGTTGGTGAACGGACCGGTGGTCGTCGGGCTCGACAACGGCGGCACCGCGAACAACGCGACCATCCTGACCGCGGCCGGTGAGTTCCTGGTCGACCGGATGGTGGAGATCCCCAGCCGGGTCAAGGAAGGCCCGGAGCCGGCCGTCACCGCGCTCGCCGACGCGCTCGACAACATCCTGGCCGTCACCGGCGTACCGCGCGAGGCGGTCGTCGCGGTCGGGCTGGACACGCCCGGCCCCGCCACCGCGGACGGCGTGATCTCGCAGAAGGGCTCGACGAACTTCTCCGAGCCCGCCTGGCACGGCTTCGACATCCGCGGCGCGCTCGAGGCCCGGCTCGGTTTGCCGGTCGTCTACCACAACGACGGCAACGCGGCCGCGCTCTACGCCCACCACGTCTACTTCGGCGGCGCCGCCGCGGACACCTCGTCCATCGCCGCGATCGTCGGCACCGGCCTCGGCGGCGGCGTGGTCGAGAACGGGCAGGTCGTCAAGGGTGCCGCGGGCATGGCCGGCGAGCTCGGCCACGTCACCATCCCGCTGCACGGCCTGATCGAGGACGACCAGCCGCTCCCGCTCTGCAACTGCGGCTTCACCGGCGACTCGGAGAGCATCGCGTCGCTCACCGGCATCGCCCAGAACCTCCTTCCCTACTGGCTGTCCCGCTACCCCGACCACCCGCTGCACGCCGAACCGTCCGTCCTGGCCGCCGCGAAGAAGTTGCGCGGCATGGCCGAGGCCGGCGACGAGATGGCGTTGCGCGTCTTCGCCCAGCAGGCCGCCGCGATCGGCCGCCTCTTCACGGTCGCCGCCAACTTCACCGACCCGCACGCCTACTTCGTCGGCGGCGGCGTCGTCGAGACCCAGCCGCACTTCCGCGAGTGGTTCATCAAGACCGTCCGCGAGCACACGCTGCTGCGCGCGGAACAGGCCGCCGTGGCGACGTTCGCGTTGGTCCCGGACCTGGACATGGCCGGGGCCCGGGGCGCCGCGATCGCGGCGCTGGAACGCCACCTGCCGGGCGAATAA